One Glycine max cultivar Williams 82 chromosome 8, Glycine_max_v4.0, whole genome shotgun sequence genomic window, GGTAATATCAAAATGCGGTTAAAAGGAATGTTTGTTTGGAATgtataaaactaattatattaattaagagTTTTGTTAACCAAATGCTTTAATTAAGGATGACATTATAttcattaagaaattaaaagaatattgaaaatcatataaaaactcatttaaaaattacataagaatacatttttatgtattttaataaaacattttttttttactttcttcaatTTAAGTTATTGATTAACATCTGTGTTATGTGTAGTTACTATAGCTAACCAAACGAATAATCCCATCACAGTTTTAATATGTTTACTATTGATTTGATCACTTTAAAATGGCATCAAAATGCTGATAGCAATATAATACGAAAATTTACAGCATGCATGAGTGCGTGTACGACCTATATCCTATATATGGCATACTTAAGTATGAGGAGGGGTATCAACAACGCTTAGCTGCTTAAATtaggtataatatttttttgggtgCATAAACAAGGAAAGAACAAAAAACAGAAGCTATTtttacaattgaaaaataaatttcaatttaaattgaagattagttttaaaaatcatacaCTCATTGTTACTCTATCGAATATTTTTTTTCGTATTAAATATTGTatgcatatattattatttgctctattgaaacttgaaagtcaatttaaataatttttagaatacGAATTCAcgtttgatttttatttgaaaaaatgaaaattttggacAAGGATAAATTAGAAttaaatattgtaattaattatcttttaaaaaattaagtattataatattgaaaatcttgatttatcttttaaaaagaaaatatttattgcaaaaattgaaaacaaaagaaatccaTACTCAACTAAAAGTCTAAAAGTATTAagttatataacaaaaatacatgcattattttgtaaaaaaaaaatactaattataacTATTGCTTAtagaaattcttaaaattaaaatgactcAAATcctatatgaaattaattatgttaataGATAGATTGaataaatttaccattttatatATTCAGATCCAAATGTTAGAAATCCTTGATTgagaaaatcaataattttgtagtcaataaggaaaaataaaatgagaattgACATGTCAACTAGATTGAATATTAATTTTCTAGTCTAGTTTTTTTATCTTACTAAAAAGACTTAATTAAACTTTGAATATTAACTTTGATTAAAACTTTTAGCCACGACAATGAAATtcctaaacatattttttaagaattttttttatcaaacaataacaaattaaagtaaaaataaaaaaatgaaattgaagtgGGAATATTACTACTATTACActactttttattataaatatactttttaaataatataatttgaacataaatcatttcattttaaaactttttgttgactaaaatatattttataaaataaaatttattcaaatcaaGTTTACCAACGCTTTCCTCCACATGCGCAAGGTTGATGATGTTAACGTCATAGATTTGATTTACTACTTTGTTAATTTGTCACACAAATTCGAAAAGTTAATAAAGATACTCCTACGTATTATACGCTGATGAAGTATATGTTTACACTTGAAGTTACTGCAAGAGCCAGCTTCACATAATGATTAGTATAACCGTAACTCGTTGAGAGCATTACGCCATTATCAAGTTGTTCGTCATTAGTCAATGATAGAATCGTTAAGCAAGTAATTTTCGTTGACTAATGTATAAAATTGTCAACGCATTATACATGCAATCGACCATCATGGCGGAAGAAGAAAACCGAATTGAAAGACGATTAATTGGGATGGAAAGCTGAATCCTTCAGGCAACTAATGTggctaaaatttttaataaataattttaaattctcctATGACATCTTTTTATCAATGTTAATGTATCCCTTATAGTCACTAtcggatgattttttttttttttgcattttagtcttttttgaatttatgcacCTAAGATTACCCCTTTTTGCATCTTAGTCTCTTATCGTATTCATGCACTTGAGACTATAAGCTTGTGTATTCCTGTAGACTATGATTGACTGACCCTGTATAACCTGTCTTATTTATTGATCCAGTATTTGCTATCTGACCAACCCTGGATAGCCAACCAATGATCTTGCATTGGACGTTTCATGAGACTCCAAGACACAATCTAAGTGTAACGCCCATGATACACATATGAGAATTGTAAGAATAACAACTAGATGGAATATGAGAAATCATTTCAGGAATATCGGAGTCATTCGGATATAATAAAACCCTATATGAGCCAACGTTAAACCACACAAAGGACATATATTACACTTTTCGCACTAAATGTTTTTGGGTTAGGTCTCTTGTTTTCTTACCCATGATCTagctacaaaaataattaattttttatttattaaatataaacacatttaatatttttatgtatttaattaaaacattaaatatattttatttaatatttttgttaagaaTAATTCCACATCGAATAATTCATGAACATGATAAGTGTTTATATAGCTGGGTAGACCAtgagagaaattttaataaaggAGAGAAGAGGAAGGAAAATGAGAGGttttaattacatattatatttgattaaaaatagtgGATGCATGGAAGAAATTTTAATGGAGATGAGATTGGGGAGTTTCCCTTTTCTTCATTAGTTCACAAGAGGagaggaaggaaggaaggagttttaaaaattaatttaaatttgcatTTATAtagctttaaattttaaaacacacaaaTGTTTTGATCATTATAATTGAAATGTTTTACATTTTCACCCCTACCTTTCAAATCCTCCCAATTGAAGAAGAACAAAATTGGATGGAAAAGGATTTTTCTCCCCTAGCCTCATAAAAATTGATGagacaacaaaaatttataaaaatctcCCCCTCCTCTCCATTTCCTTCCAACTAATTAAATACTATGTAAATCTGCTTATAATTAAAGCAAACGAAAATacacatgcaattaaaatacaTATGACCGAAGATCAAGAGCgtattcatttaataattagcTGTAACCCTTTTTTCTACAGACAATAATTAGCTGTCTGTAACTTTTAACCTTTTCATACATAAATATAGTATAAGACACAGACTAATTAACTCATTGACAACTGcttaatgaaatgaaataagcaATGAATGCCAATGCAGTCAAGGATAAGGTGGAAGTGTTTAGCTTGGATAAGTCAAATTAAATTTCTCAAATTTTAGACGTCTCATCTATTAAAAGGCATTGCAATATTGTGCAAGTCTCAGTAGCACGCCACGTGGAAGATATGATACAAAATTCGTGCACTCGAGAGTGGCTATGGTTAGACGCATATATTGGTTTTCTTAATTATGGGAATTTGCTACCACCTTTTCTGTCCCACTTTAAGATAAAGCAAAAGCAAGCAGCTAGCTAGGGGAAATAGAAAagcaaaggaagaaaagaaaaacatgaaagaaagaaagaaaagaaaagaaaagcaataaagaaagggaaaaaaagaagaagagagaaaacaaagacAAAAGGTTCTCAAAACTCCATGATTAttcaaattctctaaaaaaacaGTACCAAGCAGTAGTAGTGTTCCCTCTACTTAATCAACCCACAGGAGAGGACCTCTACAAAGACCCTGTTTAGGCTTGGGTTGGAACAACATCAAAAAAGAGAAAGCagactttcttttctcttttgtagATCGAGATCGTAGAAATTAAGAAAGGCATGAATAGAGGTGTTTTGCAAAGCTCACCGGTGCAACAAATGATGGCCAGAAACCCTAACAACTGGTGGAACATCAACACCATGCgccctcctcctccttctcaaGCTTCTGCACCTTTCTTCTCCACTCCTTCCAACTTTCTAACTCCTTATAACCCCacttctcttcctcttccttcttGGCATGACAACAATCAAGAGCTACCCGAGTCATGGAGCCAGCTACTCATGTAATACACAAatacacactctctctctctctctctctctcacacacacacacacacaccaaatTAACACACCCACATGGTTGCATGGCAAggcttggtattttttttttttgaattaaaagtatttacaGGTTGAGAGTCATGTACTAATCCTTTCGGCCGATAATCATATACTAATATCTCTCGAGATtgatttcagaaaataattatttacttttttgcaATATTCTCTTTTAAGAAATCTAGAAAAACAAGagattatttctttaaaataagttaaaccaAACCCTTACTTAGTACTTACATATATGaatatgtttgattatttgaagGATTAAATCTAActgattttaatttgtttttggttgcaTGTGTGGTTTTGGGAAAAAGGAGTGGGATGGTGtctgaagaagagaaagggggtATGTGCCAGATTCAGTCAAAGAAGTTGGAGAACTGGGAGCAACAAATGCTAAGCCAGGCTCCAAGTGCTCCTATTGTTGATGTTAAGCAAGAAAGCTCGGTGAACAGCTATGTGTATGGGCATGGAACAAACGAAGAGTTTCAAGCAGCAAAGCCAATTACATGGTCTCAAATAGTGCCTGCTTCTTCCCCCAAATCATGTGTAACAAGTTTCAGCAGCAGCATGTTGGATTTCTCCAACAATAACGCCGATGCGAGGCCTCCTCCACCAGATCCATCCTCAGAGGTAAAATTATACACATTAATTTAGAGAGATTCTAcacaatttaatttgttattgtttttctttctttctgggTTTTGATACGAGTTGCACATTTCGTGAAACTTTACTAAAACCAAATGACAATTGAAATTAACCTTTGAATTTGGTCCCCGAAATGCTTTCGTATTGaagaatattttcaattttcattttccaaTTTAATATACATACGCCAAAGGCGTGGGTCctccaacttttctttttaaacgAATATGTATGTAAAACGGTTcttctaatatttttctttattatatatagataaaaaaatggaTCGTTTGCttctctttatcttctattttcttttgggTTTCTACTTTaagtatttctttttctattgcattataattttaacgatttttttgttttttaatttcaagtgtAATAGCAGTACTGCAACTGGTGGGGCATTCAAGAAAGCTAGGGTTCAACCGCCCACAACTCAGTCGACCTTCAAGGTATTTTCATCGATTGCAAACAAATACACAGAAACTTCCAACCTCGAACACTTTTTCAGGCAAACCAACACACATAACCGCACACAAACATCACATGTGTGTGGGTGGTCACTGTTGTTTTTCTTGATTGTCTTGTTCCTacacatttttatttcattttattttatttttctcattttatcttGATATATGAAGAATTAACATAAGCCAGCATATCAATTAAGCATGTGTTTGCCCGTTACAGGTTAGGAAGGAGAAATTAGGTGACAGAATTACCGCCCTTCATCAACTCGTTTCCCCATTCGGAAAGGTATAAACCTAATTTATTCAATGGAATTGAATATTTACataaacttaatttatatccaaaattggaataaaaaactaaagtatatatatatatatatatatatatatatatatatatatatatatatatcttcataGAAAACCTATAAAAGTTTGCATATCCAATTAACCTCGTTAGTTCCCTAGCTCCAACATAAGAATGGAAAACGATACTTTTTCTTGATATGATTCATCTTCCCCATACCCTCTTTCTTTCACACAGTTTTttagagaaaagaaaacaatatgcTCTTTGTTTATATAGCATTACATAGAAGAGAAGAGATGACTGAGAATATGACTGTAGTGTgtgatatatattttgattttttttttacttttgcagACTGACACGGCTTCTGTCTTATTAGAAGCTATTGGGTATATCAGATTCCTTCAGAGTCAAATTGAGGTCATTAATGTTTATTCTCCTCGCTCTGTCGATTTTTGCAAACGACCACGAGAGTCAGTGAATAGTGATGGCACGCTAGATGTTAGAAGTCCATTATTTCACGTTGTTCTAATCTTTCTGCTTCCACTTTAGTTTTTGAAGTTCTAAAAATATTCTCTTTTCCCCGTGGATGATGCAGGCCCTTAGCTTACCATACTTGGGCAGTGGATCAGGAAACATGAGGCACCAACAATCCGTAAGAAATAATACCAACCCATTTCTAGTTAGCACACAACACATACATAAAGCCGTTTCTCACTTCCCAAagcaatgatatatatatatatatatatatatatatatatatatatatatatatatatataaaatcactctagctttctctctcttgcagcatctttcttcttcttgcatGTGCGCCAGAATGCATACTAATTAATGGGTAATAATGTGGTACTAATTGAGTGATGATTTGTAATTGTTTAATGTTAGGTTCAAGGAGAGAAGAATTGTATATTCCCTGAAGACCCCGGTCAGGTATGCTTTTTCCTTGGATCCACTAATTAACCCCTTAAAGGGATACGTTTGGGGATTTTGCATTTGGAAAAGAAGCTTAGCCAGCCACCTGCAGTTCGACTTGCATTCTATATTATAAGTGAAGAAAAGTTTATAGCTAGACAATTAAAGACAAATGTCACCAGCTTTATCAGATATAAtactatatattaattagttattatatatatagtagttTGAACACTAGCTAGTcaaattctcattttatttaatttgtttctggCCGGTTATAGTTGCTGAATGAAAACTGTTTGAAGAGGAAAGCAGCTAGTAGTGAGCAGGTAATTAATTGTTCTGtgaattttttccttttctaataATGATTaaactaattcaatttttaCTTATGTCTTGCTTTATTGGTTGTTGCTATTAGGATTCTCAAGAAGAAGCAAATAAAGACCTGAGGAGTAGAGGGTTGTGCCTGGTTCCAGTGTCATGTACGCTCCAAGTTGGAAGTGACAATGGAGCTGACTATTGGGCTCCTGCTTTTGGTGGGGGATTTCGGTAGATTGCTCAACTTACTATATATTAATGGGTTATCATGCATATGCAGCATATATACAGCAGAGAggaaaatataatattcatgGAGATTGTATAACATCATTAGCAGTCAATCTGCTGCAAAACCTAATTAAGGCTGATTGCTCATGATGCTATACAGCATTCCTGAATAAAATGTATGCTGCCAGTCAAGTAGTATATATTTTGCAAGCCCTTGTGAAGACTCCTTAATTCACGGAAATCAGGCTCTATTTATTTTCACtagcttaattaattaagaggTCGATCGATCGAACAATGCTAGATTAAttaatgtatgtatatatatgcaataattgtatgattattttcatTGCTACTTCTTTAGCAGTAACTAAACAGGAGATCATAAAAGCTATTACTAATGCATAATCTGCATATCCACTATTTAAGCCtttaagattaaatttattGTCCATTTGGTACATCACGAAATTGTGAGAAGGATATACAAAATACGACATCGAGCTAGTGTTTATTTAGACCAGTTTACATAAGTTACTTGAGTGCATGCTAAacaatatttaaacttttttaatatattctttattttgaagCTAAttatatgtgaattttattaaataaatattttaacaaattgtgttttatttaataatagagTGTAATATTCCTATAAATACTCGACCTAGCAGTCGGCATATATAAAGTTTGCAGTGTATTTTTGTACGTGGATGAATAGACGTAAAAAAGTGTGCACACTTCGCAATGACATACACCGACACCGACAGAGTTTAACACGCATGCAGACTTGTATCGCATGCGGGGGTTATATTTATAGTTATACTTATTATACCCTTTCTTTGGTTATACCAGTCACCGGTGTATATAGCAGAATAAATAGCCCTAGCTTGGCTAGGGCAACCCATCTGTTATTGCATTTCAGCAACACACTTCATTTGTttcatcataaattataatatatagaaaaaaattgttaacaataaaaaatttattgaacatgtattttttatttattaaatttgatgatagtaaaaaaattataatgtcacTTCAAGAATGAgtcttcttattttaatttttgaataaattttaatcaataatataataaaacatgtaTTAGAAAACTTATTAATAACATTCCTTATATTTACAAGATgttttgaaagaaattattaCGATGAAAACTTTCAATAATAACTTTTACATCacaatacaatttttaaaaatgcgatcaaaattaaaacctaAATATTAGTACTTCTTATCAAACCACCATCACCAACTTTTTTATGTAAATGTTGTTGTCACGGCCGGCGTACGATCATGTAGTGGTGGCGGGAGTGGAGTTGATTGAAGCAACAACAATGAGAGGTGACAATATGAATAATGACATGGTGATAGTGGTAACATAATAGTAATGATACTAAATATAGGATGTCAATTAACAAAGATCACATATTAAATGAATAACAAGATTACAtccaaattaatataatataaaataataagaattaagatataacaaataaattaatataagtgactaaattatattttataataataattgataacaTGATTTGTACCAATTTATATATCTTActaaatatgaatttatatatatatatatatatatatatatatataaatattttatattaaatatgaaaaatttaaaaatattttaaaaaatatagtttttcaaaaattactaGTTCAAATTGATCAGCTCTACACCAGTTTGACTGATTCCCATTGGTTCTTAAACCATCCGATTTTTCTAAATTAATCAATCGATCTTCATGTCAATTCTTGGTGGTTCAACTAGTTGAACTGGTCAATtggattttcaaaatattgatttttttaataaagcttCTAGACAAAGAAtagatttatcttttaataaatgtatatattttgaaCTCTTTATGTAGgtcatcaaatttaatattttaaaaaggtaaataaatatgtgatttatatattataacaaatttaatataataataataataataaaagaaaatataatttatgtttacaTAAATAGGCCTAAAAAACTTCTTAAAATGCCTAATGTCTAGCCttttttaactaaatatatttttattggacTAATTGTAAACTAGACCGTAAATTTCTATCAGACGACCTAACcaatttctatctatttatgtgaaaaatgaataaattaataagtaaaaagataaaaagcatCCACAAACAAGTTTAAGGAAAactaataagtaataataaaGTGTCTGTTATATAGAATGGTTTTActagttgaaaaaaatacttaccaGCCATGACatttatatttgaaaagttatgtgcaaataatatatatatatatatatatatatatattccccaAGCTAGGATAATAATCTAATTACTTGCAGCCGTTTGTTCTTATCATTGTGTGTCCTCTATCtcgaaaattaataaaattataaaaaaatcgatgGCCAGCTAGCTACTAGCTACTGTAACTAGTATCGCATATAGAAATTGGCTTCTCTATTATCATCCGTTCCTCAGCTGTCTCGCATGTGAATAAGAAATGTACAAATTCCAGTATTACAAACTTCCAataagaaggggtgaattagTGCTGCGATGTATTTAAGAAATTGGACCATCTGAACTGACACGCAAATGATAGTGAAACATTCTATGGCTCTATATACAATAACGAACATTAATGGCATGGGTTGCATACAGCATATCTGATGCAGCCATTCATCAACACAAGATACTTACGTGTAGTTGTGCAAAAAAAGATCAATTAATACACAAGATACTTACATTTTGTCCAGTTATACAACTTAATTACAAGTTTGGAAGCATGGAGAACTGAATTAATCATCAAACAAAtaagcataaaagaaaaaaggaaaaaagaaagcgTGAGTGAGCACAGAACAA contains:
- the LOC100785156 gene encoding transcription factor bHLH68 isoform X1, coding for MNRGVLQSSPVQQMMARNPNNWWNINTMRPPPPSQASAPFFSTPSNFLTPYNPTSLPLPSWHDNNQELPESWSQLLMSGMVSEEEKGGMCQIQSKKLENWEQQMLSQAPSAPIVDVKQESSVNSYVYGHGTNEEFQAAKPITWSQIVPASSPKSCVTSFSSSMLDFSNNNADARPPPPDPSSECNSSTATGGAFKKARVQPPTTQSTFKVRKEKLGDRITALHQLVSPFGKTDTASVLLEAIGYIRFLQSQIEVINVYSPRSVDFCKRPRESVNSDGTLDALSLPYLGSGSGNMRHQQSVQGEKNCIFPEDPGQLLNENCLKRKAASSEQDSQEEANKDLRSRGLCLVPVSCTLQVGSDNGADYWAPAFGGGFR
- the LOC100785156 gene encoding transcription factor bHLH68 isoform X2, producing the protein MNRGVLQSSPVQQMMARNPNNWWNINTMRPPPPSQASAPFFSTPSNFLTPYNPTSLPLPSWHDNNQELPESWSQLLMSGMVSEEEKGGMCQIQSKKLENWEQQMLSQAPSAPIVDVKQESSVNSYVYGHGTNEEFQAAKPITWSQIVPASSPKSCVTSFSSSMLDFSNNNADARPPPPDPSSECNSSTATGGAFKKARVQPPTTQSTFKVRKEKLGDRITALHQLVSPFGKTDTASVLLEAIGYIRFLQSQIEALSLPYLGSGSGNMRHQQSVQGEKNCIFPEDPGQLLNENCLKRKAASSEQDSQEEANKDLRSRGLCLVPVSCTLQVGSDNGADYWAPAFGGGFR